TTCACCCAGCTTTTTAAGAGCGTTGATCGGCGGGTGAGAAACACCACGTTCCCAGTTAGAGATAAATTGAGGAGTAGAATAACCCAATTTATCAGCTACGTCTCTTTGAGAAAGCCCTGCCGATACACGTTTTTGTTTTAGAAAGTCTGCAAGCAT
The genomic region above belongs to Bdellovibrio sp. ArHS and contains:
- a CDS encoding helix-turn-helix transcriptional regulator; protein product: MRQKNMLADFLKQKRVSAGLSQRDVADKLGYSTPQFISNWERGVSHPPINALKKLGELYKVSADDLFEVTLNATIQEVTQDLRRKFAGSKAR